A region of Acidimicrobiales bacterium DNA encodes the following proteins:
- a CDS encoding DnaJ domain-containing protein: MDVNPYQALGVEPTATKPELVAAYRVMAQIFHPDRYAEAPEAVRAEAERRMKELNKAYDFARKASPLDIKRAQDFQRRSTRDTKKKASPPPPPNFGVPWEVAQRERAQQSAKAHAQRMAREQASHNGRAVARPKPRMQHPTTLYGMGEALHTNKVQCRRCESIEWLPAGWSERLDDLDFFCSVCDRLLISRRG, from the coding sequence GTGGACGTCAACCCGTACCAGGCGCTCGGCGTCGAGCCGACCGCCACCAAGCCCGAGCTCGTGGCGGCCTACCGCGTCATGGCCCAGATCTTCCATCCCGACCGCTACGCCGAGGCACCCGAGGCGGTGCGGGCGGAGGCGGAGCGGCGCATGAAGGAGCTCAACAAGGCGTACGACTTCGCCCGCAAGGCCTCCCCGCTCGACATCAAGCGGGCGCAGGACTTCCAGCGGCGGTCCACCCGCGACACGAAGAAGAAGGCGAGCCCCCCGCCGCCGCCCAACTTCGGCGTCCCCTGGGAGGTGGCCCAGCGGGAGCGGGCCCAGCAGTCGGCCAAGGCGCACGCCCAGCGGATGGCCCGGGAGCAGGCGTCCCACAACGGCCGGGCCGTGGCGCGGCCCAAGCCCCGCATGCAGCACCCCACCACCCTCTACGGCATGGGCGAGGCGCTCCATACCAACAAGGTCCAGTGCCGGCGCTGCGAGAGCATCGAGTGGCTCCCGGCCGGCTGGTCCGAGCGCCTCGACGACCTCGACTTCTTCTGCTCGGTCTGCGACCGGCTGCTCATCTCCCGGCGAGGGTGA